Genomic window (Peromyscus eremicus chromosome 12, PerEre_H2_v1, whole genome shotgun sequence):
ATTGAGAGAAAAATTGTACAAGGCACTCTAAGTTCTTCAGAAATACATGCTATTCGTACATAAACTACTTTTTCCATCTACAGACTCAGTCTATCAGAACCCCCTGCAGACAGGAAGACTGCATGCACCGGATGACCCCTAAAGTCAGGGTTGAACTCAAGTCCATCATCTGCAAACAGGTTGATacatcacaaaaaaacaaaaaaaaattagttatcgGGTTGAGTTCTGATTCAAAAAATCTACAAAATGACCTATAAAAGTAATAATTCTCTTTGAGTACAAGGCTTAATAAATTTATTGTGTAATTGTAAAAGTTATTAGCGTAAAGAAAGTAGGTACATAATTAGCTTCCTCATTTCTCATGGAGGAGAACAGGCAGTGTTGAAGACACAGGACTACACATCATCCTCAAGAGGTTTTCTCTAATGCCTTCGGCACCATCCTCACTAAGGAGAAACAGCCTATGAAAATCGACTGCCCATGGATGTTACAGCTGGACACTAAGCCAAGATAAAGGTCTGTATCGAGAGTCCTGTGATCGATCGCCTCCACAAGCACACTGCTAAGCCCAAAGTCTCTGTTCATGGCAACTTAGGAACATGCTGGCCACCCCCCAGAAAAACCTTCACTGACAAACAGCGAGGGTGAAGCTTCCTGTGACGGAGAGCAGTTTGTAGGGAACACTCACGTGCTGACTGTAACAGCATAGGTGTAAAGACACAGCCCATCTtcaagaaagacaaaaaccacgaAGAGAACTTAGGAAGAATGCAGTATGGAGTCAGCACTTGATCTCCCCTCTAAACACAACATCAGTATATCACAAGCTAATCAGTACCACAACTGCATACAAAAGCAGGGCCAACTTTCCGTCACGATACTGAACGTTTTCTGACAACTGGACCCACTTGGGAAGGCATTTGGCTAATTAACAAGGAATGTTACAAAATGACAAGAAAGCAGCTAGAAACAGGTAGAAAATGATTCATTATCCTCTTAGCATTAAGTTTATCAAGCATTGCATGGTAGCTGGTAATTCCcaaactgtattttaaaacaaCCTTATTTGATCAATAAATGTGGGGATCATCAGCAATATTTACTTCCCCcctgatgaaaaagaaaattatagacagaCTTGGTAGTCATTTGAGTATGGTTCAGTTTAAGTAAGAAAAACATAGCTGGAGGGGATTGAAACAAAGTCTGCCCCAAACCACTAACATTCCACATACAAGTGGTACAATACCTACAGGAAaacatccttcctttcttttggcaAGCAGAACCCATAGACTCATGCTAACAAAAACAATCACACAAACAAAGCTGGCCTGCAGTAATCACTACACAACACATTAGACTTTCGGGACATAACTAATCATACAATCTCTACGAACTCCATCTTTTAATCCTAGCAGGTATTAGAGACAAAAAGCTTACAAATGAGCAGATCTACTTCAGCAAAGGTCTACTAAGACTGGGCAATGCACACAGGACACTTCATCATGACATCTTAACACATGTTCTGCTTTACATGATCTATGAGAATAATTGGTCTTTCCTcactttggtatgtaaaattctAAAACCAcattctccccccaccccccattcagtctgttttgtttcatttaagttGAAGATTTACTTTCATCCAACTCTGGGAAAATAGTCTTGCAAATAGATGATTTTCTGCTAAGTAAAATTTGGCTAAAACCTTCAGCGTAAACAATGCCTGAGAGATGCAAgagttacatttttgttttcaaagaccAGTATTTGCTTAAGTTAAGTGTCTCACCACATCCTTAAGTTCATAAggagaaataaacaaacatgaaaattCCGAGTGAACACACAGCGAACAGTCCAATATTTAATACCACTTTAACTTGCGGAGGCTCTTCTAACATCTGTGAACAAACAGCCTCCTCATCCATCAAGTCTCTGAGACTCCTCTTGCTAAGGCTTTTACTTTTAAAGCCACAAAACCAGTCTATGAACTTCCAGTAGCGGCTTCCgttttctgtctccttctctctctctctctcacccatgaGAGCTGCTTGCCCATTGGAATAAGCATCTACTGGTGTTTCTGCCTCTGAATGGCCCAGGGAAGCTCCCGGGTTGCCCTCTTCTCTGCATGCCACCAACAGATTAACGTCTTCAGGCTGGAGTCCCTTAATGCTGTCTTCAGACTTCCCGTTGGGAATGACGTGGTTGATGACCTCACTGTTCTCAGCGACTCGTAGGATGCTCTTCTCTTGCATTTTGTAGGGCTCGTCTTTCTGAGAGCAGCTCTCCTTTGTCACCAGGGTCTTCTTTGACCAAAAGGTGGTAGTTCGAATTTGATCCTTTGTGGGAGGTGGTGTGAGAAGACTAACAATTACAGTAATGAGTCCTGTGATCCAGAACAGTGCTGTAGCCACATACATATAATGGACGTCTTTGATGAAGCCTGGCCTGTTGTCAGGCTGGTCACACTCAGGAGCACGGTAGGTAAAAGCCAGTATCAAACGGACAGCTCCAAGAACAAAGCCTGCCATTCCACCATAGAAGGCCCCTTGCTCATTGCAGCGTTTCCAGAAAATTGCCAGAAGGAAGAGGGCTGCCACTGGAGGGGTCAGATAATCTGCCACCTCCTGGATATAAAGGTACATCTGGCCTCCTTGCATCTCTACAATAATTGGCACCCATGCTATGCTGATGACAACCATAAAAGCCACAAATATCCTGCCCACTATCATTAGTTCCCGGGAGCTTGCACTCTTGCGGAGAAGTTTGTACACGTCGAGGGTGAAAATGGTACTGGCACTGTTAAAGATGGAGTCCAAGTCACTCATCAGAGCCGCAATCATCACTGCCATCATCAAGCCCCGAAGGCCCACAGGAACCAACCTCATAACCAGGCGAGGGTAAGCAATATTGGAGCACCCAGCTCTGCTTCCACACACTTGCATGCAGTGTTCAGGGTTGATGCAAGCTATGTCATCAACATACAGTATCCTGGAAATCATTCCCGGTACAACTATGATAAACATTGGGAGAAGCTTCAAGAAGCCAGCCATTAGAGTAGAGCCTTTGGCATGAGCAATGTTTTTGGCTGCCAGAACCCTCTGCACGATGACTTGGTCAGCACACCAGTACCACACTGAGGCTGGGGTCTGCCCAAGAATGAATCCAGGCCATGGAACATCTTCATCTGTTGGATCTCGCAACATTTTTAGGGCATCATCCTTCGGGTGGACGTTACATGAATTTGTGTTGGAAAGGTTGTATTTCAACAAAATGGAAGTAACATTGGGTGAGGCCAACATGTACCTTTTCTTAACTTCCTCAAACCCTCCAATCTTCATCATGCTAATAACCATAAGTGTGAGTGCCCCAATGATCATGAGCAGAGCCTGTAGAGTGTCTGTGTAGATCACTGCAACCAGGCCTCCGGTGATCGTCAGCAGAGCGGTCATGCCAATGAGCAGGATGACAGACACATAAAGGTTCCAACCCAACGACTCCTGGATAAAGAGGGCACCTGAATACAGGTCCACTGAGAGCTTGGTGAAGATatagagaagcagagacaaggcTGCAAAATAGACCTGAATCCTATGGCCACCGAATCTCTTGGACAAGTATTCAGGCATAGTGTATACCCCTGACCGGATGTAAATCGGGATGAAAACCCATCCCAGAAGTTGCAAGAGCAGTAAGGCATTGAACTCCCACGCGCCCACTGCAAATCCACTTGCTGCTCCAGATCCTGCCAGCCCAATGAAGTGTTCACTCCCAATATTGCTCACAAACAGAGAGGCACCAATTGCCACCCAAGTCATAGAGCGCCCGGCCAGGAAGTATCCACTCACAGTGCTTCTATTAGATTTCCACATGGCAAAAAAACCAATGCACATGACCAGGATAAAATACAGGGCCACTATGGCAATGTCTGCTGTCTCCAGTACAGCCCTCATTCTGGTAACTTGTGAATAAAATGTCCGAATGACAGAGCGTCcaactttttatttacttagtaaCCCAGCCAAGTCTGTAAAGCACACGTGAACAGGACTACACAGAGCAACACAGCGGTTCAAAGTCTTTGTCCTTTGTTTGCTGTCTtgatggtggtggctgtggtaaGCTTCGAAGGAGACAGTTTTAAATTTCCTCCGCTTCTCAATTGGGATTGAGAATTTAGCTCGTACTCTTAATCCACAAGACCATCAGCATTTACTCAGGTGCTGGAGGAGAAATTCTGAGTTGCAGCTAAGTCTAGTGAAGC
Coding sequences:
- the Slc5a3 gene encoding sodium/myo-inositol cotransporter — translated: MRAVLETADIAIVALYFILVMCIGFFAMWKSNRSTVSGYFLAGRSMTWVAIGASLFVSNIGSEHFIGLAGSGAASGFAVGAWEFNALLLLQLLGWVFIPIYIRSGVYTMPEYLSKRFGGHRIQVYFAALSLLLYIFTKLSVDLYSGALFIQESLGWNLYVSVILLIGMTALLTITGGLVAVIYTDTLQALLMIIGALTLMVISMMKIGGFEEVKKRYMLASPNVTSILLKYNLSNTNSCNVHPKDDALKMLRDPTDEDVPWPGFILGQTPASVWYWCADQVIVQRVLAAKNIAHAKGSTLMAGFLKLLPMFIIVVPGMISRILYVDDIACINPEHCMQVCGSRAGCSNIAYPRLVMRLVPVGLRGLMMAVMIAALMSDLDSIFNSASTIFTLDVYKLLRKSASSRELMIVGRIFVAFMVVISIAWVPIIVEMQGGQMYLYIQEVADYLTPPVAALFLLAIFWKRCNEQGAFYGGMAGFVLGAVRLILAFTYRAPECDQPDNRPGFIKDVHYMYVATALFWITGLITVIVSLLTPPPTKDQIRTTTFWSKKTLVTKESCSQKDEPYKMQEKSILRVAENSEVINHVIPNGKSEDSIKGLQPEDVNLLVACREEGNPGASLGHSEAETPVDAYSNGQAALMGEREREKETENGSRYWKFIDWFCGFKSKSLSKRSLRDLMDEEAVCSQMLEEPPQVKVVLNIGLFAVCSLGIFMFVYFSL